The following are encoded together in the Rana temporaria chromosome 12, aRanTem1.1, whole genome shotgun sequence genome:
- the DCAKD gene encoding dephospho-CoA kinase domain-containing protein, whose translation MFLVGLSGGIASGKSTVVSILRELGCAVIDADVIARQVVQLGTPAYNQIVRHFGEEILLKNGELDREKLGTLVFSSPEKRTLLNSITHPPIRREMLRQTLWYFVLGYRYVILDIPLLFETRTLMRYMKLTVLVYCDPQTQVERLIRRSGLSKEEVQNRLAAQLPIDSKLPLADHVMDNSGDRDSTRRQVLQLHAKLESSLGYLPTRIAAVAMTAGLVALMWHLARRLWQ comes from the exons ATGTTCCTGGTGGGCCTGTCAGGGGGGATCGCATCGGGAAAAAGCACTGTTGTATCAATTCTTCGAGAGTTGGGCTGTGCTGTGATTGACGCAGATGTCATTGCCAGACAGG TGGTGCAGCTGGGGACCCCTGCCTACAACCAGATCGTGCGCCATTTTGGAGAAGAAATTTTGCTAAAAAATGGAGAGTTGGACCGTGAGAAGTTGGGAACCCTTGTCTTCTCCAGTCCCGAGAAGAGAACTCTACTCAACTCTATCACCCACCCTCCCATACGCAGAGAAATGCTAAGGCAGACGCTTTGGTACTTTGTTCTAG GATATCGATATGTGATCCTTGACATCCCGTTGTTGTTTGAAACAAGGACCCTGATGCGTTATATGAAGCTCACTGTACTCGTTTACTG TGATCCCCAGACGCAGGTGGAGCGGCTGATTCGGAGGAGTGGCCTGTCAAAGGAAGAGGTCCAGAACCGTCTAGCAGCACAGCTACCAATTGACAGCAAACTTCCACTTGCTGACCACGTTATGGACAACTCCGGAGACAGAGACAGCACGAGGCGACAAGTTCTACAGCTCCACGCTAAACTGGAGTCGTCCTTAGGCTACCTACCCACTCGGATTGCCGCAGTGGCCATGACTGCTgggcttgtggctttaatgtggCACCTCGCCCGGCGATTATGGCAGTAA